A part of Paenibacillus donghaensis genomic DNA contains:
- a CDS encoding glutamine--tRNA ligase/YqeY domain fusion protein, whose translation MENPSTPSNFIKNVITEDLRSGKVKEVVTRFPPEPNGYLHIGHAKAIWINFALADEFGGRTHLRFDDTNPLKEDTEYVNSIQEDVKWLGYEWEELRFASDYFDEMYSRAELLITKGKAYVDDLSPDQIRELRGTLTEPGQNSPYRERGIEENLDLFRRMRAGEFKDGEKVLRAKIDMSSPNINLRDPVIYRISHTHHHNTGDKWCIYPMYTYAHPLEDAIEGITHSLCSLEFEDQRPFYDWVVAECEMPAVPHQYEFGRLNLAQTMTSKRKLKQLVDEGHVDGWDDPRMPTISGLRRRGYTPEAIRAFVYEAGISKSQGLVDLQMLEHFIREDLKLTVPRTMGVLRPLKVVITNYPEGQTELFEVENNIENEAMGTRQVLFSREIYIERDDFMEVPPNKYFRLFPGNEVRLKNAYFIKCNEFIKNEQGEVVELHCTYDPETRSGSGFTGRKVKGTLHWVEASQAVPAEFRLYEPLISAEEPDQEAEIEGMDAVDKPAASFLDQLNPNSIKIIQGFVEPALKDSVSQDKFQFFRHGYFNVDSRYTVPGHLVFNLIVSLKSSFKPAK comes from the coding sequence GTGGAGAACCCTAGCACGCCCTCCAATTTCATTAAGAACGTTATCACCGAAGACCTCCGTTCAGGCAAAGTCAAGGAAGTCGTTACACGCTTTCCTCCGGAGCCTAATGGTTATTTACATATCGGACATGCCAAGGCGATCTGGATTAACTTCGCATTGGCCGATGAATTCGGCGGCAGAACCCATCTGAGATTCGACGACACCAATCCGCTCAAAGAGGATACGGAATACGTCAATTCCATCCAGGAGGATGTGAAGTGGCTGGGGTATGAGTGGGAAGAGCTGCGGTTTGCTTCCGATTATTTCGACGAAATGTACAGCCGGGCCGAGCTGCTGATCACCAAGGGCAAAGCCTATGTGGATGATCTCAGTCCCGACCAGATCCGCGAGCTGCGCGGAACACTTACGGAGCCGGGGCAGAACAGCCCTTACCGTGAGCGCGGTATAGAGGAGAATCTGGACCTGTTCCGCCGGATGCGGGCGGGCGAGTTCAAGGATGGCGAGAAGGTGCTTCGTGCCAAAATCGACATGTCCTCTCCTAACATTAATCTGCGCGACCCTGTGATCTACCGGATTTCCCATACCCATCACCATAATACGGGTGACAAATGGTGTATCTATCCGATGTACACCTATGCGCATCCCCTGGAGGATGCCATCGAGGGCATCACTCACTCGCTCTGCTCGCTGGAGTTTGAAGATCAGCGCCCCTTCTATGACTGGGTAGTGGCGGAATGCGAGATGCCCGCAGTGCCGCATCAGTATGAATTCGGCCGCCTGAATCTGGCCCAGACGATGACCAGCAAGCGCAAGCTGAAACAGCTGGTGGATGAAGGGCATGTGGATGGCTGGGATGACCCGCGGATGCCAACCATCTCCGGACTGCGCCGCCGGGGTTATACACCGGAAGCGATTCGTGCTTTTGTCTATGAAGCGGGAATTTCCAAGAGCCAGGGTCTGGTAGACCTGCAGATGCTGGAGCATTTCATCCGTGAGGATCTGAAGCTGACCGTGCCGCGCACGATGGGCGTGCTGCGCCCGCTAAAGGTGGTTATCACCAACTATCCTGAAGGCCAGACCGAGCTGTTCGAGGTGGAGAACAATATTGAGAATGAAGCGATGGGTACACGCCAGGTGCTGTTCTCCCGTGAAATTTACATTGAACGCGATGACTTCATGGAAGTGCCGCCGAACAAGTATTTCCGTCTGTTTCCGGGCAATGAAGTCCGCCTGAAGAATGCCTACTTCATTAAATGCAATGAATTTATCAAGAATGAACAGGGTGAAGTGGTTGAACTGCACTGTACCTATGACCCTGAAACACGCAGCGGCAGCGGATTCACCGGCCGCAAGGTTAAGGGTACGCTGCATTGGGTGGAAGCCAGCCAGGCCGTTCCGGCCGAGTTCCGCCTGTACGAGCCGCTGATCTCGGCAGAAGAGCCGGATCAGGAGGCAGAGATTGAAGGGATGGACGCTGTTGATAAGCCGGCAGCCAGCTTCCTCGACCAGTTGAATCCGAATTCGATCAAAATTATTCAGGGGTTCGTCGAGCCGGCGCTGAAGGATAGTGTTTCCCAGGATAAATTCCAGTTCTTCCGTCATGGCTACTTCAATGTAGACAGCCGCTATACGGTGCCGGGACATCTGGTATTCAACCTGATTGTATCGCTCAAAAGCTCGTTTAAGCCTGCAAAATAA
- a CDS encoding MFS transporter yields the protein MPNLRENPGKQASYTSLKGFNFFVYGTMVLFTSFFQLYLQDVGMNKLEIGAVMSMGALVSIVANPFWGIWSDRYQNIRRIVMIMLTGTLILTQLVFQANTYEMIFICLALFYFFQGPLFAQSNTMILSYIEGTDQRFRTFRLWGSLGWAFTAIIAGPILEWTDVSVLSYLFAVLLFASMVCLLLLPRLRSNIGMAPMPFYGLRTILLHPFFLCFLFFGIMVSIPNTMNTTFMSLYITELGGSKSMIGFAVFLSSILEVAVFLLCDRLLKRRIPMLLGWLAVVSALFVLRWWLMAAATTPLQVALIQVLHCITFGGFFYVGTQLTMLLIPRPYRSSGQALYALTWSGLSGILGGILGGWLYQNLGAQSMYQSSVFLALVGAVGFGFMWLFVIRGGYRPLSEESEDLFEIEV from the coding sequence GTGCCCAATTTGCGGGAGAATCCGGGTAAGCAAGCTTCCTACACTTCTTTAAAAGGCTTCAACTTTTTCGTATATGGAACGATGGTGCTCTTCACCAGTTTCTTTCAACTATACCTTCAGGATGTGGGCATGAACAAGCTGGAGATTGGTGCCGTGATGTCCATGGGCGCGCTGGTTTCCATTGTTGCCAACCCTTTCTGGGGAATCTGGAGTGACCGGTATCAGAATATACGGCGGATCGTCATGATCATGCTGACGGGAACGCTGATATTGACACAGCTGGTTTTTCAGGCGAATACATATGAGATGATCTTTATCTGCCTTGCCTTGTTCTATTTCTTTCAAGGACCGCTGTTTGCACAGAGCAATACGATGATCCTCAGCTATATCGAAGGCACGGACCAACGTTTTCGCACCTTTCGGCTCTGGGGTTCACTGGGCTGGGCATTTACAGCGATTATTGCCGGACCCATTCTGGAATGGACGGATGTCTCTGTATTGTCCTACCTGTTCGCAGTTCTGCTGTTCGCGTCCATGGTCTGTCTACTCTTGCTGCCAAGGCTGAGAAGCAACATCGGTATGGCGCCCATGCCGTTCTACGGCTTGCGTACGATTCTGCTTCATCCTTTTTTCCTGTGTTTTCTGTTCTTCGGCATTATGGTATCTATTCCCAATACAATGAATACTACATTTATGTCGCTTTATATTACAGAGCTGGGCGGCAGCAAAAGCATGATCGGCTTCGCCGTGTTTCTCTCCTCGATTCTGGAGGTGGCGGTGTTCCTGCTCTGCGACCGTCTGCTGAAGCGGCGGATTCCCATGCTGCTCGGCTGGCTGGCTGTCGTCAGCGCCCTGTTCGTCCTGCGCTGGTGGCTGATGGCCGCTGCCACTACGCCGCTGCAGGTGGCCCTCATCCAGGTCCTGCACTGCATTACCTTCGGCGGTTTCTTCTACGTCGGAACCCAGCTGACTATGCTGCTGATTCCCCGTCCGTACCGCTCTTCCGGACAAGCGCTTTATGCGTTGACCTGGAGCGGACTGTCAGGTATTCTCGGCGGTATCCTTGGAGGCTGGCTGTATCAGAATCTCGGAGCACAGAGCATGTATCAGTCCAGTGTATTCCTGGCGCTGGTCGGTGCGGTTGGCTTCGGCTTCATGTGGCTGTTCGTGATCCGCGGCGGCTATCGCCCACTCTCTGAGGAGAGTGAAGATCTATTCGAGATCGAGGTCTAA
- a CDS encoding ABC transporter ATP-binding protein: MNNPTTSRPQGAGTKPFLTLLKETKPSYGLLAIAIGLSMISTLVGLVIPLFTKNLVDGFSLASVSKLQIAGIAGAFIAQTIAAGVSIYLLNYVGQKVVSGLRDRLWRKFLVLPVSYYNDNRTGESVSRMTNDTGIIKTLVSEHLSTLFTGAVSIIGSVSVLLYLNWKMTLVLFTVIPLSALILVPLGRQMYKISKGMQDETASFTATLSGVLSEIRLVKASGAETREYEAGRKGIMNLLSFGIREGKINAMISPLVSFVFMMLLVVIIGYGGMQVSAGVLTAGELVAFILYLIQIIMPLTQLTTFFTQIQKAKGASERIIETLAAEEEQYAGSREANGAEGPIILDNVSFGYKSGELVLKQLSFRMLPGQVTAIVGPSGGGKTTLFSLLERFYQPVGGRIMLGETPVSEFSLRSWRSLIGYVSQDSPLLAGTIKENLGYGLERDISEEEMRQAAAMAYADGFIDELPEGYNTDVGERGVKLSGGQRQRIAIARALLRNPKILMLDEATSSLDSQSEAVVQKALSNLMAGRTTIVIAHRLATVVNADQIVFMEKGRITGSGRHEELLEDHALYREFATQQLQMNIPGIEAEGQTRGIEEVTVANGQDTGSGRRPAYPRIGGSIPES, from the coding sequence ATGAACAACCCTACAACTTCAAGACCGCAAGGAGCGGGGACGAAACCTTTCCTGACTCTATTGAAAGAAACCAAACCATCCTACGGCCTGTTGGCCATTGCCATTGGACTTAGCATGATCTCGACACTGGTGGGCCTTGTTATTCCGCTGTTCACCAAGAATCTGGTCGACGGCTTCTCGCTGGCTTCGGTCAGCAAGCTGCAGATTGCCGGAATAGCCGGGGCCTTTATCGCGCAGACGATAGCTGCAGGGGTATCCATCTATCTGCTGAATTATGTGGGGCAGAAGGTTGTATCCGGCCTGCGGGACCGGCTGTGGCGCAAGTTTCTGGTGCTGCCGGTAAGCTACTACAACGATAACCGTACAGGCGAAAGTGTCAGCCGGATGACCAATGATACCGGCATTATCAAGACGCTGGTTTCCGAGCATCTGTCAACGCTGTTTACCGGCGCGGTTTCGATCATTGGTTCGGTTTCTGTACTACTCTACCTCAACTGGAAGATGACACTGGTGCTGTTCACCGTCATTCCGTTATCTGCGCTGATTCTGGTACCGCTAGGGCGGCAGATGTACAAGATATCGAAGGGAATGCAGGATGAGACAGCCTCCTTCACAGCGACGCTCAGCGGGGTGTTGTCCGAGATCCGGCTCGTTAAGGCCTCCGGGGCGGAGACCAGAGAGTATGAAGCAGGCCGGAAAGGCATCATGAACCTGCTGTCCTTCGGCATCCGTGAGGGCAAGATCAACGCCATGATCAGCCCGCTGGTCTCCTTCGTGTTCATGATGCTGCTGGTGGTCATTATCGGTTACGGGGGGATGCAGGTATCCGCAGGTGTGCTTACGGCGGGGGAACTGGTTGCTTTTATCCTCTATCTGATCCAGATTATTATGCCGCTGACCCAGCTGACGACGTTCTTCACGCAGATTCAGAAGGCCAAGGGAGCCTCGGAGCGGATTATCGAGACCCTTGCTGCTGAAGAGGAACAGTATGCGGGCAGCAGAGAGGCGAACGGGGCAGAAGGCCCAATTATTCTGGACAATGTCAGCTTTGGCTACAAGAGCGGTGAGCTGGTACTGAAGCAGCTCAGCTTTCGGATGCTACCGGGACAGGTGACAGCCATAGTCGGACCGAGCGGGGGCGGCAAAACGACGCTGTTCTCGCTGCTGGAGCGTTTCTATCAGCCTGTGGGCGGCCGGATTATGCTGGGAGAAACCCCTGTTTCTGAATTCTCGCTGCGTTCCTGGCGCAGCCTGATCGGTTATGTGTCCCAGGACAGCCCGCTGCTGGCCGGAACCATTAAGGAGAATCTCGGTTATGGGCTGGAGCGCGACATCAGCGAAGAGGAGATGCGGCAAGCCGCCGCGATGGCCTATGCCGATGGCTTCATCGATGAGCTGCCGGAAGGGTATAACACGGATGTAGGAGAACGCGGAGTCAAGCTGTCCGGCGGACAGCGGCAACGGATTGCCATTGCCCGTGCGCTGCTGCGCAATCCGAAGATATTGATGCTGGATGAGGCAACCTCCAGTCTGGACAGCCAATCGGAGGCGGTGGTGCAGAAGGCCCTGTCCAATCTAATGGCCGGGCGGACGACGATTGTGATTGCCCACCGTCTCGCTACAGTCGTGAATGCGGACCAGATTGTTTTTATGGAGAAAGGCCGGATTACCGGTTCGGGAAGACATGAGGAGCTGCTGGAGGACCATGCGCTGTACCGGGAATTTGCTACCCAGCAGCTGCAGATGAATATTCCCGGAATAGAAGCAGAGGGGCAGACCCGCGGCATAGAGGAGGTTACGGTTGCAAATGGCCAAGATACTGGTAGTGGACGACGACCCGCATA